Genomic window (Phaeodactylum tricornutum CCAP 1055/1 chromosome 3, complete sequence):
GCATCATGCCATAGAGAACCCATCATGAGAAAAATACTGGGAGGATCAACCAACTTGTTAAAATCAACGGTGGCTTGGCTTCTAGCTGCCATCTGAGTTTCTCCAGGATCAGGAGGAATGCTGTTGTAGACCATGGTGGTATGTCCCTTCTGAAAACATCCTGATTCCCTTGCAGAATTGAATGCAACAAAAAGTAGACCAGTTGTGAAAGCACACTTCATGATAGAGACAATGAGAGAACTATTGTTTGTTTCAGGAATCCATGAAGTACTCTTTGCAACACTGGGACAAAGAACTTGAttgaccaaatttttcgtAGGCACAACAGGAGTACTTGTTGTAGAAGAAACTGAATGAATGGTAAGCTCAGTGACATGATGGGCTTTCCCTAAACATTCTTGTACAGTGATGCTGTTCACAATTTTGCAGCTCACAACAACTTCATCAGAGTCAACTGGTAGATGATGTTTCACCAAAGCAACTGAAGGGAGATGGTGCTCTGGATACAACAAAATTCCGTTCTGATGCACTTCATGGTTAGGTTCAATAACTTGATCCACACCTTTGGTTGCCAAGTGGTGAGAGGTGTTGGAGGAATGGTCATCCTCCAAAATTTCAGCTATACTGCCAGTGTATGGAtttgataaattatagccacacaatgctacaatttgatgctacgttgtagatacaattgcttagccttagcattgtttgttggaacatctatctaggattcactagctctagatcttggcctcattgccatttcctttttcctggctctgttgtaggacagacgcagtggccagacgactgtcctcgtcgggttcatttcccgtgtgtggcatgccgtaggaaaatacgaagcgtctcataggaaaccaaatatttgcgttatgcacccaaatgtttgcaacatacacaactctggttccgttgcatgaggcatataagacgactcgtcttatcaaacctgatatgctaggaacgaaatattcctgattaccatacggtttccctagatgaaagttgtcaacagatactgttggcaccatccgaactcgatggtttggcgatcacataggtgatccaatcatctcgacaaaactatgtcaatggttcgatagccagtacattggctacggggtttctacgtttgtacattctgtttccaacacaaaaggtttcattttggaatctatattttagtctcacaatctcaatctaaaaacctactGATTAAAACActcggagcctctacgaagctttccccccaacttctactctttcgtcgtattctacaaatacactcgtaagcaggtagaacttatcagtttatcagacccaacCCAGCTCtaatttttgagttttgaaacctcgacaacgaatgcgTCGTCCGAGGAAGGTCACTCCCGCTGTTCCGGCCCCTGCCGCAGCGACGGACTCACCGGCTGatgccgcgtccgcatccgaagaggatgaggagttcggaggattcgactcctccgacggtGAGGAGCCTTCGGGCACCGCACCGCCATCGCCGGCATcttcggatgatgaaggtgatggcaaaaagactgcaaagcctttggctcgcagcaagaacacgtcTGACGAAGTTGTTTTGAATCGTCACGAAAATCAGCAGTCACCAGTGCAGTTGCGCGAGGCCATGAAAATTCTGGGGGACTCGAAATGTGGGGGCCAACGGATTGTTGGTATAAACTGAATTCACCTCTTGTGAGAGAGAGCAAATCAAGATTATCAAGTGGTCCGCCTTTTGTGTTACTTTGGGTATCAATCCAACGGAAGAAATACCGAAGGACCTGGCGGTGTGCCATAAGTAAACCAGTTGATTGATGGTTCACTGTGTCTTCAGTAGGAAATAAGACATAGCGAAGAGACTCGAGTTCGTTCTCAACAATACTAAGAAAACTGCCAAGTTTATCATATCCGTTGAAGCAAAGACAGAAACAAATCGGGTGTGCCATAGAAAGGTTGAGGATGTTGTCCGTTAAGTGGGCAAAAACGGTTTTGTCTGACACAG
Coding sequences:
- a CDS encoding predicted protein, which gives rise to MRRPRKVTPAVPAPAAATDSPADAASASEEDEEFGGFDSSDGEEPSGTAPPSPASSDDEGDGKKTAKPLARSKNTSDEVVLNRHENQQSPVQLREAMKILGDSKCGGQRIVGIN